A genomic stretch from Psilocybe cubensis strain MGC-MH-2018 chromosome 1, whole genome shotgun sequence includes:
- a CDS encoding MAPK protein hog1 gives MSFVKLSIFGTSFEVTTRYVDLQPVGMGAFGLVCSAKDQLTGASVAIKKIMKPFSTPVLSKRTYRELKLLKHIQHENIISLSDVFISPLEDLYFVTELLGTDLHRLLTSRPLEKQFIQYFLYQILRGLKYVHSAGVVHRDLKPSNILVNENCDLKICDFGLARIQDPQMTGYVSTRYYRAPEIMLTWQKYDVAVDIWSTGCIFAEMLEGKPLFPGKDHVNQFSIITELLGTPPDDVIESIASENTLRFVQSLPKRERIPFNQKLRTNDPDAIDLLEKMLVFDPRKRIDATQSLAHEYVAPYHDPTDEPVAGEKFDWSFNDADLPVDTWKVMMYSEILDFHQVGDGTSITPGIPEGALAGPENNHTSNGVPLTE, from the exons ATGTCCTTTGTAAAGCTTAGTATCTTTGGCACTTCCTTCGAG GTCACCACCCGCTATGTCGACCTACAGCCAGTCGGCATGG GCGCTTTTGGTCTTGTCTG CTCCGCCAAAGACCAGCTCACAGGCGCATCCGTCGCCATAAAGAAGATCATGAAGCCCTTTAGCACCCCCGTCCTCAGCAAGCGCACATATCGCGAGCTCAAGCTTCTCAAGCATATTCAGCACGAAAAT ATCATCAGCCTCAGCGATGTCTTTATCTCCCCGCTCGAAGATCT ATACTTTGTAACAGAGCTCTTGGGTACCGATCTCCACCGTCTACTCACATCCCGGCCACTCGAAAAGCAGTTTATTCAGTATTTCTTGTACCAGATTCTG CGCGGTCTCAAATATGTTCACTCGGCTGGCGTCGTACACCGCGATCTC AAACCAAGCAACATTCTTGTCAACGAGAACTGTGATCTAAAG ATCTGCGATTTCGGTTTGGCTCGCATCCAAGACCCTCAGATGACTGGCTATGTCTCGACAAGATACTATCGCGCCCCTGAAATCATGCTCACTTGGCAGAAATATGACGTTGCCGTCGACATTTGGAGTACAGGATGCATCTTCGCCGAAATGTTGGAGGGCAAACCGTTGTTCCCAGGAAAAGACC ACGTCAACCAATTTTCGATCATCACAGAGCTGCTGGGCACACCTCCCGATGATGTCATTGAGAGCATCGCAAGCGAAAAT ACTCTTCGTTTCGTCCAGAGTCTACCAAAACGCGAGCGCATCCCCTTTAATCAAAAGCTTCGCACCAATGATCCAGACG CTATCGATCTGCTCGAGAAGATGCTGGTCTTTGATCCCAGAAAACGGATAGATGCAACCCAATCACTCGCCCATGAATACGTTGCGCCGTACCATGATCCGACAGATGAGCCAGTCGCCGGTGAAAAGTTTGATTGGAGTTTCAACGATGCCGATCTACCAGTTGATACCTGGAAAGTCATGATGTACAGTGAAATCCTTG ATTTCCACCAAGTTGGAGATGGGACTTCCATTACCCCTGGAATCCCAGAGGGTGCACTTGCAGGACCAGAAAATAACCATACCTCAAACGGCGTACCTCTGACGGAGTAA
- a CDS encoding DNA (cytosine-5)-methyltransferase 1: MPPRRRPTAFEVSFPGEKEDEEAKRHKLPKDAYYKALKDPIKETMTLVITGEDPSDGDDDKPIRELHEFTIFDPSRRNELVTLEALEQDDGIDRAFEAAGYVKPHYLSEEDEGQEEEQEEPQYVHLGAIMRYTVDYSQESEALKRPNEDFKSFLDRLTKRVDMFGRTYVQEHIWDNLVDINEIIRESEHAKKIMAVPFVKTILQRAPQSIEPQRIPRNTRPLVRKQPKNLIGNPDISVLKSENQNTTCVTPRIAKLAKGLFREEMMVLGPPPPPVNKAEVEALKNKAAHNLRQLISRAKAGNKKITYRKDDRIKVGGDYYSSITIEGVEYKMGDVVLFPIKLAGDEVRLKAVQPDKSSRVDHFFWFAKIIYIMAESHQVHVQWFNHGSQTILNELAHPQELFLSDLCGHDTVNHIVAKVTVHYLPNEVDPKVKAGEYFCKFSHDIKTGVFADLDTKRIELCNSQRPPDNCPVCPLLEEIDMQKTVMPLKDNAGNINGLAFAGVSYHLEDFVLYRAEKGPANIGYITQIVFPSRMRDTAKVTMRKVGRISDLDDEVLPEGVLRDERHLFITDETVKVDVSEDSALLQVIYVPCSESFEDPSANLEDWLELSYDHFYVLYSFPRLAVKHWDERKKTRWQRHEVCSQCCKEILEKRKGIYKFLKQTKPLATLDLFGGVGALSRGLADGSGCLKVTHAVEIAPSAARTFAINSPETTVYNQCANEILRYAVKSQLKHDIEIPKQIYDNKTPISAPPKPGDIKVITAGFPCQSHSTLNIYKNADDPKSNLILTTLSYLDYYSPDFAYFENVPGFLRFSLRATHENEYGLSGDVDMGGVKLLLRSLIDMHYQFQFALLQAAHYGTPQRRVRFFLVAAKTGQVLPAIPQPTHDFPDSTSLSIKFADKLDVIAPIRMAHGTARNRCVTIKDAIGDLPRFDWLRNLKHPSPDTEDKKRKDARRRRAREVAAVDCNVKDTYSGFSGKIGYHIDPKTRYQKQARLKETIDIQHYTRCLLPRKVERVLCIPLKAGADYMSLPADRYEWQIADPTSSVGRRNYIRGLYGRLDQNKVFPTTVTNVDPTAKQCQVLNPWCHRMVTVRELARSQGFPDSFVFKTIGKLNVVTIHRQIGNAVPLPLAHALGRELRESLFNLWNRKREDAIVIEDDELARGVEHQHLANDSDDDMYV, translated from the exons ATGCCGCCTCGTCGACGGCCTACAGCGTTTGAAGTCTCTTTTCCTGGGGAAAAGGAGGACGAG GAAGCTAAGCGCCACAAGCTTCCAAAAG ACGCATACTACAAGGCTCTGAAGGACCCGATTAAAGAGACCATGACGTTGGTCATCACTGGAGAAGACCCCAGCGatggcgacgacgacaagcCCATTCGGGAACTGCACGAGTTCACGATCTTTGACCCGAGCCGTAGAAACGAGCTGGTCACTTTGGAGGCATTGGAGCAGGACGATGGTATCGACCGGGCTTTTGAAGCTGCTGGGTATGTGAAACCCCATTACCTgagtgaagaagatgagggGCAGGAGGAAGAGCAGGAGGAGCCTCAGTATGTCCATTTGGGCGCTATAATGAGGTACACGGTGGATTACTCGCAGGAATCCGA GGCGCTAAAACGTCCCAACGAAGATTTCAAGTCGTTTTTGGATCGATTGACGAAACGAGTCGATATGTTCGGCCGGACATATGTTCAAGAGCATATTTGGGATAAT CTTGTGGACATCAATGAAATTATACGAGAGTCTGAACACGCAAAGAAAATCATGGCCGTCCCATTTGTTAAGACTATTCTTCAAAGAGCGCCTCAGAGTATCGAACCACAACGGATTCCGAGAAACACTCGCCCCTTGGTCAGAAAGCAGCCGAAGAACCTAATAGGAAATCCCGACATATCTGTTCTCAAGAGCGAAAATCAAAACACCACATGTGTGACACCGAGGATTGCAAAACTCGCAAAGGGACTGTTCCGCGAAGAAATGATGGTTCTTGggccgccgcctccaccaGTCAACAAGGCTGAGGTTGAGGCTCTCAAAAATAAAGCTGCGCACAATTTACGGCAACTCATCAGTAGGGCAAAGGCGGGCAACAAGAAGATCACGTATCGCAAGGATGATCGCATTAAAGTGGGTGGTGATTACTATAGCTCAATCACAATTGAGGGGGTAGAATATAAG ATGGGTGATGTTGTTTTGTTCCCGATTAAACTTGCTGGCGATGAAGTCAGGCTAAAAGCGGTTCAACCCGATAAGAGCTCTCGTGTTGACCATTTCTTTTG GTTTGCGAAAATTATCTATATCATGGCTGAAAGCCACCAAGTGCATGTACAGTGGTTCAATCACGGTTCACAAACAATTCTGAATGAGTTAGCACACCCACAAGAGCTGTTTCTGAGTGATCTGTGCGGTCATGACACGGTTAACCACATTGTAGCGAAGGTTACAGTTCATTACTTGCCGAACGAGGTTGATCCAAAGGTGAAAGCAGGCGAATATTTTTGCAA ATTCTCGCATGACATCAAAACAGGCGTTTTTGCAGATCTGGATACCAAACGCATTGAACTGTGTAACAGCCAGCGGCCACCGGATAACTGCCCTGTATGCCCTCTccttgaagaaattgatatgCAAAAAACGGTCATGCCTCTGAAGGACAACGCAGGGAATATCAACGGGCTTGCTTTCGCTGGTGTATCGTACCACCTTGAAGATTTTGTCTTGTATCGTGCCGAAAAAGGACCTGCCAACATCGGCTACATTACGCAGATCGTATTTCCATCTCGCATGCGGGACACAGCAAAAGTCACCATGAGGAAGGTTGGTCGTATATCCGACCTTGATGACGAAGTTTTACCTGAAGGGGTTTTGAGAGACGAG AGACACTTATTCATAACTGATGAGACAGTTAAAGTAGACGTATCAGAGGACTCTGCGTTGCTGCAAGTCATTTATGTACCTTGCAGTGAATCATTCGAGGACCCCAGTGCAAATTTGGAAGACTGGCTCGAACTCTCATACGATCACTTTTACGTGCTTTATTCATTCCCTCGCCTCGCTGTCAAACATTGGGACGAAAGGAAGAAAACGCGATGGCAAAGGCACGAAGTATGCAGTCAATGCTGCAAGGAGATTCTTGAGAAGCGCAAAGGAATATATAAATTCCTTAAGCAAACGAAGCCCTTGGCCACATTAGATCTGTTTGGGGGTGTCGGTGCACTCAGTCGAGGCCTAGCTGATGGAAGTGGATGTCTTAAGGTTACTCATGCCGTTGAGATTGCGCCGAGCGCAGCCAGGACATTTGC GATCAATTCTCCAGAAACAACAGTGTACAATCAATGCGCCAATGAAATACTCCGCTATGCTGTGAAATCACAATTGAAACATGATATAGAAATTCCAAAGCAAATATATGACAATAAGACTCCCATTTCAGCTCCACCGAAACCTGGAGACATCAAAGTCATTACGGCAGGTTTCCCCTG CCAGAGTCATTCGACGTTGAATATCTACAAGAACGCAGATGACCCAAAAAGCAATTTAATTCTAACCACACTTTCTTATCTTGATTACTACTCACCGGACTTTGCATATTTTGAAAATGTCCCGGGATTTTTGCGATTCTCTTTGAGGGCGACCCATGAAAATGAATATGGATTATCTGGGGATGTGGATATGGGTGGAGTAAAGCTCCTCCTTCGATCGCTGATTGACATGCA TTATCAGTTCCAATTTGCATTATTGCAAGCTGCACACTACGGAACTCCACAGCGAAGGGTTCGCTTCTTCCTGGTCGCTGCCAAAACTGGGCAGGTGCTTCCTGCAATACCACAACCAACACATGACTTTCCGGACTCAACCAGCCTCAGCATCAAATTTGCTGATAAGCTAGATGTCATTGCACCTATTAGAATGGCACATGGAACAGCGCGCAATCGGTGTGTAACCATAAAAGATGCCATTGGCGATTTGCCTAGGTTTGACTGGTTGCGTAACTT GAAACATCCATCACCCGATACGGaagataaaaaaaggaaagatgcAAGGCGAAGACGCGCGCGTGAAGTTGCTGCTGTGGATTGCAACGTCAAGGACACATATTCTGGGTTCTCGGGAAAAATTGGATACCATATCGATCCTAAGACGAGATATCAAAAGCAGGCCCGTCTCAAGGAAACAATTGATATACAGCATTATACACGGTGCTTATTGCCAAGAAAGGTGGAACG GGTACTGTGTATCCCCTTGAAAGCTGGAGCAGATTATATGA GTTTACCAGCCGATAGATATGAATGGCAAATTGCAGATCCTACATCGTCTGTGGGTAGACGGAATTATATTCGAG GTCTGTATGGGCGCCTTGATCAAAACAAGGTCTTCCCCACCACTGTTACAAATGTCGACCCAACGGCAAAGCAATGTCAAGTTTTAAATCCTTGG TGCCATAGGATGGTTACCGTCCGAGAATTG